Proteins from a genomic interval of Geodermatophilus obscurus DSM 43160:
- the rarD gene encoding EamA family transporter RarD, with protein sequence MDERRAGVASGLAAYGLWGLFPLYFPLLEPAGGVEIVAHRVVWSLLFVAVLLTALRAWPQVRATVTDGRALLVLAGAAVLIAANWLVFVYGVNSGHVVETSLGYFINPLVSVLLGVVVFAERLRRLQWVAVGIAAVAVGVLAVDYGRPPWIALTLAGTFGLYGLMKKLVRVAAAPGLFVETALVVVPAVAVLAVLHAQGEGTAGSAGTGHLLLLLSSGVATAVPLLLFAGATRRIPLSTVGLLQYVTPLMQLAIGVFVYDEPMPPARLAGFVIVWVALAVFTVDSLRNARAGARRRTAEAAPAPV encoded by the coding sequence GTCTGGCCGCGTACGGCCTCTGGGGGCTGTTCCCGCTGTACTTCCCCTTGCTCGAGCCGGCCGGTGGGGTGGAGATCGTCGCCCACCGGGTCGTCTGGTCGCTGCTCTTCGTCGCCGTCCTGCTGACGGCCCTGCGCGCCTGGCCGCAGGTGCGCGCGACGGTCACCGACGGCCGCGCGCTGCTGGTGCTGGCCGGCGCCGCGGTGCTCATCGCCGCCAACTGGCTGGTCTTCGTCTACGGCGTCAACTCCGGGCACGTGGTCGAGACCTCGCTGGGCTACTTCATCAACCCGCTGGTCAGCGTGCTGCTCGGCGTCGTGGTGTTCGCCGAGCGGCTGCGCCGACTGCAGTGGGTGGCCGTGGGCATCGCCGCGGTCGCGGTGGGCGTGCTCGCCGTCGACTACGGCCGACCGCCGTGGATCGCCCTGACGCTGGCGGGCACCTTCGGCCTCTACGGGCTGATGAAGAAGCTGGTGCGCGTCGCGGCCGCGCCGGGGCTGTTCGTGGAGACCGCGCTGGTCGTCGTCCCCGCCGTGGCGGTGCTCGCCGTCCTCCACGCGCAGGGGGAGGGGACGGCGGGCAGTGCCGGGACCGGCCACCTGCTGCTGCTCCTCAGCTCCGGGGTGGCGACCGCCGTCCCGCTGCTGCTGTTCGCCGGCGCGACCCGGCGCATCCCGCTGTCCACCGTGGGGCTCCTGCAGTACGTCACGCCGCTGATGCAGCTGGCCATCGGCGTCTTCGTCTACGACGAGCCGATGCCGCCGGCGCGGCTGGCCGGCTTCGTGATCGTCTGGGTGGCGCTGGCCGTCTTCACCGTCGACAGCCTGCGCAACGCCCGCGCCGGAGCCCGCCGGCGGACGGCGGAGGCCGCGCCCGCACCGGTCTGA
- a CDS encoding DUF3263 domain-containing protein, with amino-acid sequence MSAEPAPAVSPPGGEVPLPPAADPSTAHVPDPARSAGLTRREHEVLAFERQWWRRPGAKETAIRDRFGLAPTRYYQMLNALVDRPEALEADPLLVRRLRRLRAARGQRRSSQFLGNGGRGI; translated from the coding sequence GTGTCTGCCGAACCAGCTCCCGCGGTCTCCCCGCCGGGGGGCGAGGTGCCTCTTCCCCCGGCGGCCGACCCGTCCACCGCACACGTCCCCGACCCCGCCCGGTCCGCCGGGCTCACCCGCCGCGAGCACGAGGTGCTCGCCTTCGAACGGCAGTGGTGGCGCCGGCCCGGTGCCAAGGAGACGGCCATCCGCGACCGCTTCGGCCTGGCCCCGACGCGCTACTACCAGATGCTGAACGCCCTGGTCGACCGGCCGGAGGCGCTGGAGGCAGACCCGCTGCTGGTCCGGCGGCTGCGCCGGCTGCGCGCCGCGCGGGGACAGCGGCGATCGTCTCAGTTCCTGGGCAACGGGGGCCGCGGCATCTAG
- a CDS encoding LytR C-terminal domain-containing protein, whose protein sequence is MRLPVPPSAAVAAPPAPAPQAAPRTTVAPFQAVPTPDPVDGPTPTPAAARPAGTPRRRAADRVRPWVDDAAPPVAAAPTGHPSEPAWSSSPPPAAAPAAGAAAGYRDWTSPSRTRDEHPAPPPATEAIPDRTSAGSSRAAAPATEAIPDRTPAWDDDKFDDDRYEGDRYDEDGYDDGRYDDERHLDGRYDDEDRSDGDRDRGGPDTGSSTGVVGGRAAFRAERQAAEAERLRAVRAARQEEVRSSGVRRVAVGLLAVAVVALVVLGVYSFTSSEAQEAARSSTTEPAPTAPAPAVPSSALPPLDVQPLPPVDAAPAAPVRVPVTVLNATGVSGLAGDVTAELTTGGWESGGVGEYQGADVATTTVYFTEGDQAQYDAAVQLMQQFPQISGPAVRFFEVPDVADPGLVVVTTGEWRP, encoded by the coding sequence ATGCGGCTGCCGGTGCCACCCTCCGCCGCCGTCGCGGCACCCCCGGCTCCCGCGCCGCAGGCCGCTCCCCGCACCACCGTCGCCCCGTTCCAGGCGGTCCCCACCCCGGACCCCGTCGACGGGCCCACCCCCACCCCCGCCGCCGCCCGGCCGGCCGGGACGCCCCGCCGCCGCGCCGCCGACCGGGTCAGGCCCTGGGTCGACGACGCCGCGCCGCCCGTCGCCGCCGCGCCGACCGGTCACCCCTCCGAGCCGGCCTGGTCCTCGAGCCCACCGCCGGCCGCGGCACCGGCCGCCGGCGCCGCCGCGGGCTACCGCGACTGGACCAGCCCCTCGCGGACCCGTGACGAACACCCGGCCCCGCCGCCGGCCACCGAGGCGATCCCCGACCGCACCTCCGCCGGGTCCTCGCGCGCGGCCGCGCCGGCGACCGAGGCCATCCCGGACCGCACCCCCGCCTGGGACGACGACAAGTTCGACGACGACCGGTACGAGGGCGATCGGTACGACGAGGACGGCTATGACGACGGGCGCTACGACGACGAGCGCCACCTCGACGGGCGCTACGACGACGAGGACCGCAGCGACGGCGACCGGGACCGCGGGGGGCCGGACACCGGCAGCTCCACCGGGGTCGTGGGCGGCCGCGCCGCCTTCCGCGCGGAGCGCCAGGCCGCCGAGGCCGAGCGTCTGCGCGCCGTCCGCGCGGCCCGGCAGGAGGAGGTGCGCAGCTCCGGGGTGCGCCGCGTCGCGGTGGGTCTGCTGGCCGTGGCCGTGGTCGCCCTCGTGGTGCTCGGCGTCTACTCCTTCACCTCGTCGGAGGCCCAGGAGGCCGCCCGCAGCAGCACGACCGAGCCGGCCCCCACGGCGCCGGCGCCGGCCGTCCCCAGCTCGGCCCTGCCGCCCCTGGACGTCCAGCCGCTGCCGCCGGTCGACGCCGCCCCCGCCGCGCCGGTGCGCGTGCCGGTGACCGTGCTCAACGCGACCGGCGTGTCCGGCCTCGCCGGGGACGTCACCGCCGAGCTGACCACCGGTGGCTGGGAGTCCGGAGGCGTCGGCGAGTACCAGGGTGCCGACGTCGCCACGACCACCGTCTACTTCACCGAGGGCGACCAGGCCCAGTACGACGCCGCCGTCCAGCTGATGCAGCAGTTCCCGCAGATCAGCGGCCCGGCGGTGCGCTTCTTCGAGGTCCCCGACGTCGCGGACCCGGGTCTCGTGGTGGTCACCACGGGCGAGTGGCGGCCCTGA
- a CDS encoding alpha/beta fold hydrolase has translation MRPRPRPGARATSAALLLLFTLAVAGLLPPAPAAAAEDVTTEEARVPVGTGADAAELDTTLFLPASASAAEPAPAVVLAHGFGGSKDSVATDARDLAGRGYVVLTYSARGFGESTGRIGLNDPHFEVADLSALLDRLAARDDVLLDAEGDPRVGVAGASYGGALALLGAGYDDRVDAIAPQITWNSLTAALFPSQLGEPAAGTVAATAQAQDGGVYKRLWSGLFFGVGSAPSGGLLGALGGGDGDGDGAAAAAGSLPAELPGDLGAIDPAAVDPQAVEQLLTCGRFTPEVCAAYQSAASTGTLTPEIAAVLDRSSPAPVLERIEAPTLLVQGTQDSLFGLGQADANARGIAADGTPVKVVWYQGGHDTQASERTTEQLREQVAGWFDWHLRSADDPARGPDPGTGFEFPAPTGVTATVGTVQGGNRTVTAPAYPGLAGAEPAQRSAIAVDGPLQPVVTPAGGTPAAITVVPGLGSLAAALSGTAFEIPGQFAAFQSEPLGEAVEVVGASTIDLAVASPGGSATLFAKLYDVAPDGTATLPAGLVAPLALTGLSGDPTAPTQVSVTLPGIVHRFEAGHTMRVVVSSTDQAFALPSEAAVYSVALAAGGDAAALAVPQVDGRTEDPSGTSRWWVLLGVVVALGLLGWLAAVLWGRRSRRRVSVVEPDGEDVPLRFTGVTKAYKDGFVAVRDLSFEVRRGQVLGLLGPNGAGKTTSLRMLMGLIRPTEGRITVFGHEIRPGTPVLSRLGSFVEGTGLMPHLSGRDNLRLYWAATGRPADDAHMDEAIEVAGLGAAIDRPVRRYSQGMRQRVAIAQAMLGLPDLLVLDEPTNGLDPPQIHAMREVLRSYAATGRTVIVSSHLLSEIEQTCSHVVVMAKGQKIAQGTVEEIVGTGGSVLVGLADDADGDRAAAVLTGLPGVTVERTDEGLVADLDGTGRAPALQALVAAGIAVDAFTPRRRLEDAFLALVGEDS, from the coding sequence GTGCGTCCCCGCCCGCGCCCCGGCGCCCGCGCGACGTCCGCTGCCCTGCTCCTGCTGTTCACCCTGGCCGTGGCCGGGCTGCTGCCGCCGGCTCCGGCCGCAGCGGCCGAGGACGTCACCACCGAGGAGGCGCGGGTCCCCGTCGGCACGGGCGCGGACGCCGCCGAGCTGGACACCACCCTGTTCCTGCCGGCCTCGGCGAGCGCCGCGGAGCCCGCGCCGGCGGTCGTGCTCGCCCACGGCTTCGGCGGCAGCAAGGACTCGGTCGCCACCGACGCCCGCGACCTCGCCGGGCGCGGCTACGTCGTCCTCACCTACTCCGCGCGCGGCTTCGGGGAGAGCACCGGCCGGATCGGGCTCAACGACCCGCACTTCGAGGTCGCCGACCTCTCGGCGCTGCTGGACCGGCTGGCCGCGCGGGACGACGTCCTGCTCGACGCCGAGGGCGACCCGCGGGTCGGCGTCGCCGGGGCCTCCTACGGCGGGGCGCTGGCCCTGCTCGGCGCCGGCTACGACGACCGGGTCGACGCGATCGCCCCGCAGATCACCTGGAACTCGCTGACCGCCGCGCTGTTCCCCTCGCAGCTGGGGGAGCCGGCCGCCGGCACCGTCGCGGCCACCGCGCAGGCGCAGGACGGCGGGGTCTACAAGCGGCTGTGGTCGGGGCTGTTCTTCGGTGTCGGGTCGGCCCCCAGCGGCGGGCTGCTGGGCGCGCTCGGCGGCGGGGACGGCGACGGCGACGGCGCCGCCGCGGCGGCCGGGAGCCTGCCCGCGGAGCTGCCCGGCGACCTCGGGGCGATCGACCCGGCGGCGGTGGACCCGCAGGCGGTCGAGCAGCTGCTGACCTGCGGCCGCTTCACCCCCGAGGTGTGCGCGGCCTACCAGTCCGCGGCGTCCACCGGCACGCTGACCCCCGAGATCGCCGCCGTGCTGGACCGCAGCAGCCCGGCTCCGGTCCTGGAGCGCATCGAGGCACCCACCCTGCTGGTGCAGGGCACCCAGGACTCGCTGTTCGGTCTCGGCCAGGCCGACGCCAACGCCCGCGGCATCGCCGCCGACGGCACCCCGGTGAAGGTCGTCTGGTACCAGGGCGGCCACGACACCCAGGCCTCCGAGCGCACCACCGAGCAGCTGCGCGAGCAGGTGGCCGGCTGGTTCGACTGGCACCTGCGCTCCGCCGACGACCCCGCCCGAGGCCCGGACCCCGGCACCGGCTTCGAGTTCCCCGCGCCCACCGGCGTGACCGCGACGGTCGGCACCGTGCAGGGCGGCAACCGCACCGTGACCGCACCGGCGTACCCCGGTCTGGCCGGCGCCGAGCCCGCGCAGCGCTCGGCGATCGCCGTCGACGGGCCGCTGCAGCCGGTCGTCACGCCCGCGGGGGGCACGCCGGCCGCGATCACCGTCGTCCCCGGGCTCGGCTCGCTGGCCGCGGCGCTGTCCGGCACCGCGTTCGAGATCCCCGGCCAGTTCGCCGCCTTCCAGAGCGAGCCGCTCGGCGAGGCGGTGGAGGTCGTCGGCGCCTCGACGATCGACCTCGCCGTCGCCTCGCCCGGCGGCTCGGCGACCCTGTTCGCCAAGCTCTACGACGTCGCTCCCGACGGGACGGCGACCCTGCCGGCGGGCCTGGTCGCGCCGCTGGCGCTGACCGGCCTGTCCGGCGACCCCACGGCGCCGACGCAGGTCAGCGTGACGCTGCCGGGCATCGTGCACCGCTTCGAGGCCGGCCACACGATGCGCGTGGTGGTCTCCTCGACCGACCAGGCCTTCGCGCTGCCGTCCGAGGCGGCCGTCTACTCGGTCGCGCTGGCCGCCGGCGGGGACGCCGCCGCGCTCGCCGTCCCGCAGGTCGACGGCCGCACCGAGGACCCGAGCGGCACCTCCCGCTGGTGGGTGCTGCTCGGCGTGGTGGTCGCGCTGGGCCTGCTCGGCTGGCTGGCCGCCGTCCTGTGGGGACGCCGGAGCCGCCGCCGGGTTTCGGTCGTCGAGCCCGACGGCGAGGACGTGCCGCTGCGCTTCACCGGCGTCACCAAGGCCTACAAGGACGGTTTCGTCGCCGTCCGCGACCTCTCCTTCGAGGTGCGCCGCGGCCAGGTCCTCGGGCTGCTCGGGCCCAACGGCGCGGGCAAGACGACGTCGCTGCGCATGCTCATGGGGCTGATCCGGCCGACCGAGGGGCGGATCACCGTCTTCGGCCACGAGATCCGCCCGGGCACGCCGGTGCTGTCCCGCCTCGGCTCCTTCGTCGAGGGCACCGGGCTGATGCCGCACCTGTCCGGGCGCGACAACCTGCGGCTGTACTGGGCCGCCACCGGCCGCCCCGCCGACGACGCGCACATGGACGAGGCGATCGAGGTCGCCGGCCTCGGTGCCGCGATCGATCGGCCGGTGCGCCGCTACAGCCAGGGCATGCGCCAGCGGGTCGCGATCGCCCAGGCGATGCTCGGCCTGCCGGACCTGCTGGTCCTCGACGAGCCGACCAACGGGCTCGACCCGCCCCAGATCCACGCCATGCGCGAGGTGCTGCGCTCCTACGCCGCGACCGGCCGCACGGTGATCGTCTCCAGCCACCTGCTCAGCGAGATCGAGCAGACCTGCAGCCACGTGGTCGTCATGGCGAAGGGGCAGAAGATCGCCCAGGGCACGGTCGAGGAGATCGTCGGCACGGGCGGATCGGTGCTGGTCGGCCTGGCCGACGACGCCGACGGCGACCGGGCGGCCGCCGTCCTCACCGGGTTGCCCGGGGTGACGGTGGAGCGCACCGACGAGGGACTGGTCGCCGACCTCGACGGCACCGGCCGGGCGCCGGCGCTGCAGGCGCTGGTGGCGGCCGGCATCGCGGTCGACGCGTTCACGCCGCGCCGCCGGCTGGAGGACGCGTTCCTGGCACTGGTGGGGGAGGACTCCTGA
- a CDS encoding ABC transporter permease, whose product MTAHVQPTGAVAGYRPERTLRLSVELRRQFKRRRTLGVLALMVALPLILIAALQLGGTEEAEENARINLVDVATSSGLNFTLFVLFATTSFFLVVVYALFFGDTVASEAQWGALRYTLATPVPRMRLLRQKWLAALVLSVGALVALGLTALLAGGIAFGFGDVQTPVGVTLGQGEGLLRLAGMVGYLAVHLLVVGTLAFWLSTVTDAPLAAVGGAVFTMFVFAILDQVEQLGSIRDFFPTAEEFAWTDLLQTPVDSGDLFRGVVQSLLYAAVFTALGFRHFSRRDVTS is encoded by the coding sequence ATGACTGCTCACGTCCAGCCGACCGGGGCGGTCGCCGGCTACCGGCCCGAGCGCACCCTGCGGCTGTCGGTCGAGCTGCGCAGGCAGTTCAAGCGCCGGCGCACCCTCGGGGTCCTGGCGCTCATGGTGGCGCTGCCGCTGATCCTCATCGCCGCCCTCCAGCTGGGCGGCACCGAGGAGGCCGAGGAGAACGCCCGCATCAACCTCGTCGACGTCGCCACCTCGAGCGGGCTGAACTTCACCCTGTTCGTGCTCTTCGCGACGACCAGCTTCTTCCTGGTCGTCGTCTACGCGCTGTTCTTCGGTGACACGGTGGCCAGCGAGGCCCAGTGGGGGGCGCTGCGCTACACGCTGGCCACCCCGGTGCCGCGGATGCGGCTGCTCCGGCAGAAGTGGCTGGCCGCGCTGGTGCTCTCGGTGGGCGCGCTCGTCGCCCTCGGGCTCACGGCACTGCTCGCCGGCGGCATCGCGTTCGGCTTCGGCGACGTGCAGACGCCGGTCGGCGTCACCCTGGGTCAGGGGGAGGGGCTGCTGCGGCTGGCCGGGATGGTGGGCTACCTCGCCGTCCACCTGCTGGTCGTGGGCACGCTGGCCTTCTGGCTGTCCACCGTGACCGACGCGCCGCTGGCCGCGGTCGGCGGGGCGGTGTTCACCATGTTCGTGTTCGCGATCCTCGACCAGGTCGAGCAGCTGGGCTCCATCCGCGACTTCTTCCCGACCGCGGAGGAGTTCGCCTGGACCGACCTGCTGCAGACCCCCGTCGACTCCGGCGACCTGTTCCGCGGCGTCGTGCAGTCGCTGCTCTACGCGGCGGTGTTCACGGCGCTGGGGTTCCGGCACTTCTCCCGCCGCGACGTCACGTCGTAG